One genomic segment of Flagellimonas marinaquae includes these proteins:
- a CDS encoding prolyl oligopeptidase family serine peptidase has protein sequence MKNYVWLFLAAFAISLAQAQEKLTYQKPSEEILELVNAPLAPSVLISDNGKYMVLLYRDYYKTIAELSETELRLAGLRINPKTNIGSRTNYYNNILVKEIGDKDGVQVTGLSENPRLANFNWSPDQSKIAFTNTTPEGVEVMVLDLKSASAKSITDTNVNANMRDIINWFKDGESILVKMLPSDRKPLINVDEAVPEGPTISTNDGKKAQNRTYQDLLKNPNDEFNFEQLARSELYKVNMDGSKTKWKDANLYTSISFSPDGEYVMTVTLDKPFSYLVPYYRFPNTTTVYTNDGGMVKTLLQVPLIEDLPKGFMATRTGMRNIRWRNDKPATITYVEALDGGDPENEVPFRDEVFELEAPFNGEGRSILKTKNRFSYIQWGNDNLAIAHDRWWNNRNTKTYVFDPSNPEKGAQIIEDRNYQDVYSDPGSFVTKRNENGSWVLSLDKNNNAFLIGDGYTEEGQFPFVEKMDLKTLKKTRLYTSKLEGKLENLIEYDPKKDQLLVRIESASEYPNYYYKSLIKRKGPVQLTDFDNPYKSIQNVHKEVITYKRDDGLELSGTLYLPVGYDMEKKEKMPMILWAYPREYKDKNSASQNTSNPNEFTYPFWGSPIYWVTKGYVVLDGAAFPIIGEGDEQPNDSFRSQLVANAKAAIDAVDNLGYIDRERIAVGGHSYGAFMVANLLSHSDLFAAGIARSGAYNRTLTPFGFQSEERNYWEAPEVYYTMSPFMHAEKMKTPLLLIHGQADNNSGTYPMQSERYFNALKGLGATVRLVMLPKESHGYRGKESILHMLWEQDQWLEKYVKQKK, from the coding sequence ATGAAAAATTACGTTTGGTTATTCTTGGCTGCTTTCGCCATAAGTTTGGCCCAAGCTCAGGAAAAACTCACTTATCAGAAACCGTCAGAAGAAATTTTAGAACTTGTAAACGCCCCATTGGCTCCCAGTGTACTCATCTCGGACAATGGCAAGTATATGGTATTGCTCTACAGGGATTATTACAAAACAATTGCAGAATTATCGGAAACCGAACTAAGACTTGCGGGTTTACGGATCAATCCTAAGACCAATATCGGAAGCCGCACCAATTATTATAACAATATATTGGTAAAAGAAATTGGTGATAAAGATGGCGTGCAGGTAACCGGTCTGTCGGAAAATCCGCGATTGGCCAATTTTAATTGGTCTCCAGATCAATCTAAAATAGCATTTACAAACACTACCCCAGAAGGAGTGGAGGTTATGGTACTGGATTTAAAATCGGCCTCTGCCAAATCGATAACGGATACCAACGTGAATGCCAATATGCGGGATATCATCAATTGGTTCAAGGATGGAGAGTCCATTTTGGTAAAAATGTTGCCCTCCGACAGAAAACCATTGATCAATGTGGACGAAGCCGTTCCGGAAGGACCAACCATTTCCACCAATGATGGAAAAAAGGCACAGAACAGAACCTATCAAGACCTTTTAAAAAACCCGAACGACGAGTTCAATTTTGAACAATTGGCCCGTTCAGAACTTTATAAGGTGAACATGGACGGCAGTAAGACCAAGTGGAAAGATGCCAATCTATATACAAGCATCAGTTTTTCGCCCGATGGGGAATATGTGATGACGGTAACCTTGGACAAGCCCTTCTCCTATTTAGTGCCCTATTATAGATTTCCGAACACGACCACTGTTTATACGAACGATGGCGGTATGGTTAAAACTTTGTTGCAAGTTCCACTTATAGAAGATCTCCCCAAAGGTTTTATGGCAACCAGAACCGGCATGCGAAACATAAGATGGAGAAACGACAAACCGGCAACCATTACCTATGTAGAAGCCTTGGATGGCGGTGATCCTGAAAACGAAGTACCCTTCCGCGATGAAGTCTTTGAACTCGAAGCACCATTTAATGGTGAGGGCAGGTCCATTTTAAAAACCAAAAACAGGTTTAGCTACATACAATGGGGCAACGACAATTTGGCGATCGCCCACGACCGTTGGTGGAACAACAGAAACACAAAAACCTATGTTTTTGACCCCTCCAACCCAGAAAAAGGAGCTCAAATTATTGAAGATAGAAACTATCAAGATGTATATAGCGACCCCGGAAGTTTTGTTACCAAAAGAAACGAAAACGGCAGTTGGGTACTGTCCTTGGACAAAAACAACAATGCCTTTCTGATCGGAGATGGGTATACCGAAGAGGGCCAGTTCCCCTTTGTAGAAAAAATGGATTTAAAAACCCTTAAAAAAACCAGACTGTACACCTCAAAGCTAGAAGGCAAACTTGAGAACTTGATTGAGTATGACCCTAAAAAAGACCAACTTTTAGTGCGTATTGAATCTGCCAGCGAGTACCCGAATTACTATTACAAAAGTTTGATAAAAAGAAAAGGACCCGTGCAGTTGACAGATTTTGATAATCCGTACAAAAGCATTCAAAACGTACACAAAGAGGTAATAACCTATAAGAGAGATGACGGATTGGAACTTTCCGGAACCCTATACCTTCCTGTTGGATACGACATGGAGAAAAAAGAAAAAATGCCAATGATCTTATGGGCATATCCAAGGGAATACAAGGACAAGAACAGTGCTTCGCAAAATACCTCGAACCCCAACGAGTTTACATACCCATTTTGGGGATCACCCATTTATTGGGTAACCAAAGGTTACGTTGTATTGGATGGAGCAGCCTTTCCCATTATCGGTGAGGGTGACGAACAGCCCAACGACAGTTTTAGAAGCCAACTAGTGGCCAACGCCAAAGCGGCCATTGATGCGGTAGATAATTTGGGGTACATTGATCGCGAACGTATTGCAGTGGGCGGGCACAGTTATGGAGCCTTTATGGTGGCCAACCTACTATCCCATTCGGACCTATTTGCTGCAGGTATCGCCCGAAGCGGTGCCTACAATAGAACTTTGACACCGTTTGGTTTTCAAAGTGAGGAAAGAAACTATTGGGAAGCACCGGAGGTCTATTACACCATGTCTCCATTTATGCATGCAGAAAAAATGAAAACCCCTTTACTGTTGATCCACGGGCAGGCGGACAATAATTCCGGTACATACCCTATGCAAAGTGAGCGCTATTTCAACGCTCTTAAAGGTTTGGGCGCCACCGTTAGATTGGTGATGTTGCCAAAAGAGAGTCACGGATACCGGGGCAAGGAAAGTATTTTGCACATGCTTTGGGAACAAGACCAATGGTTGGAAAAATATGTGAAGCAAAAAAAGTAA
- a CDS encoding MauE/DoxX family redox-associated membrane protein encodes MIPWHLYAMAGMYVFAGAMHFIKPKIYMRIMPMYLPKHKLLVYLSGLVEILLGIGVCFDATRKLSSFGIILMLGVFLSVHFYMLSGEKASAGIPKWILILRIPLQFFLMYWAYFYAYL; translated from the coding sequence ATGATTCCTTGGCACCTCTATGCAATGGCCGGAATGTATGTTTTTGCAGGCGCAATGCATTTTATAAAACCCAAAATCTATATGCGGATAATGCCCATGTATTTGCCAAAACATAAGCTTTTGGTGTACTTGAGCGGGTTGGTGGAAATTTTATTGGGCATTGGCGTTTGTTTTGATGCCACCCGAAAACTGAGTTCTTTTGGTATTATTTTAATGTTGGGCGTTTTTCTATCCGTACACTTTTATATGCTCTCGGGCGAAAAAGCATCGGCGGGCATTCCAAAATGGATATTGATCCTTAGGATACCGCTACAGTTCTTTTTAATGTACTGGGCGTATTTTTACGCGTATCTCTAA
- a CDS encoding DUF6249 domain-containing protein, producing the protein MGSEVIILPIIFGVIFAIAYLFFSTRNKERLALIEKGADASIFMKGRREGAAPFWKIIILNLSLLLMGIGVAIFVASILHYNLGVEDEVAYPGTIFLLAGVGLMVGFNMTKKLEKKD; encoded by the coding sequence ATGGGATCTGAAGTAATCATTTTACCAATCATTTTTGGAGTAATTTTTGCCATTGCCTACCTCTTTTTTTCAACAAGGAACAAAGAACGCTTGGCCTTAATCGAAAAAGGTGCCGACGCCAGTATTTTTATGAAAGGAAGACGGGAAGGCGCCGCTCCGTTCTGGAAAATCATCATTCTAAACCTTTCTTTATTATTAATGGGTATCGGGGTTGCCATTTTTGTTGCTTCCATTCTTCACTATAATTTAGGGGTGGAAGATGAGGTCGCTTATCCGGGAACCATATTCCTTTTGGCGGGCGTTGGCCTTATGGTAGGTTTTAACATGACCAAAAAATTGGAAAAGAAGGACTAA
- a CDS encoding S1/P1 nuclease, translating into MKKTLFLFLFFPVIVFGNAFWGKTGHRVTGEIAENHLSGKAKRAINDLLDGHSLAFVSTFADDIKADRAYSKYSAWHYVNYPLGMSYADSDKSEYGDIITAIETCKSAIKDKNGSRKDRIFHLKMLIHLIGDLHQPMHVSRAEDKGGNTIQVQWFGQGSNLHRVWDKNLIESYGMTYTELAMELQNVSRKKRKEIQLGTVYDWVDESHELCAELYDSVEIGEKLGYRYSYDHNDLLFAQLQKGGLRLAKVLNDIFG; encoded by the coding sequence ATGAAAAAAACCTTATTCCTATTCTTATTTTTTCCTGTAATTGTTTTTGGTAACGCCTTTTGGGGCAAAACGGGACACAGGGTAACCGGTGAAATTGCAGAAAACCATTTGTCCGGAAAAGCGAAGCGGGCCATAAACGATCTGTTGGATGGACATAGCTTGGCCTTTGTATCTACATTTGCTGATGATATAAAGGCTGACCGCGCCTATTCCAAATACTCGGCATGGCACTATGTCAACTACCCATTGGGGATGTCCTATGCGGATTCCGATAAAAGCGAGTATGGCGATATTATTACAGCAATAGAGACATGTAAATCCGCTATAAAGGATAAAAATGGCTCAAGGAAAGATCGTATTTTTCATTTAAAAATGCTGATTCATTTAATCGGCGACCTGCATCAGCCCATGCATGTGAGCAGGGCCGAGGACAAAGGGGGAAATACCATACAGGTCCAATGGTTTGGACAAGGAAGCAATCTACATCGGGTTTGGGACAAAAACTTGATAGAATCTTATGGTATGACGTATACCGAGCTTGCCATGGAACTACAAAACGTCAGTAGAAAAAAGCGAAAGGAGATTCAGTTGGGAACTGTGTACGATTGGGTGGACGAATCGCACGAACTATGTGCGGAATTATATGATTCCGTTGAAATTGGTGAAAAACTGGGCTATCGTTATTCCTACGACCATAACGATCTTTTATTCGCACAGCTACAGAAGGGGGGTCTTAGGCTCGCCAAGGTATTGAACGATATTTTTGGGTAG
- a CDS encoding ABC1 kinase family protein codes for MKTLDTIPTGKIERAGKLVKTGVKIGGNYVKYYGKKLVDPQTSRDTLNQDNAEDIYDGLKSLKGSALKVAQMLSMEKNLLPRAYVEKFSLSQFSVPPLSAPLVRKTFKKYLDKYPEQIFDEFEKDSVNAASIGQVHRAKKDGKQLAVKIQYPGVAESISSDLALVKPVAIKMFNLKGKDSEKYFKEVEHKLKEETDYILELEQSREITSECAVIPNMQFPKYYRNLSSERILTMDWMEGVHLGEFTQKDFNAELGNTLGQALWDFYMFQIHKLKRVHADPHPGNFLVSDEGKLIAIDFGCIKQIPDEFYVPYFELAKPENINNDEVFMEKLYELEILTPTDSEEELRFFTALFKEMLTIFTSPFHKETFDFGDEDFWTKIANLSERYSKDEQIRKMNGNRGSKHFLYINRTFFGLYNLLHDLKAKVEVNAYRQFLG; via the coding sequence ATGAAAACACTCGATACCATCCCGACCGGGAAAATAGAACGTGCCGGGAAACTCGTAAAAACGGGCGTAAAAATAGGGGGCAACTACGTAAAGTATTACGGCAAAAAACTGGTGGATCCCCAAACCTCACGGGATACTTTGAACCAAGATAATGCCGAAGATATTTACGATGGCCTAAAAAGCTTAAAGGGGAGTGCCCTAAAAGTGGCGCAAATGTTGAGCATGGAAAAAAACCTATTGCCAAGGGCCTATGTGGAAAAGTTTTCCCTGTCACAATTTTCCGTACCACCTTTGTCCGCTCCTTTGGTGCGAAAGACATTCAAAAAATATTTGGATAAATATCCGGAACAGATTTTTGACGAATTTGAAAAGGATTCCGTAAACGCAGCAAGTATTGGTCAGGTGCACCGTGCCAAAAAAGATGGAAAACAATTGGCCGTTAAGATCCAATACCCGGGCGTGGCCGAAAGTATCAGCAGCGATTTGGCATTGGTAAAACCGGTGGCCATTAAAATGTTCAACTTAAAAGGAAAGGATTCTGAAAAATATTTTAAAGAAGTAGAGCATAAACTAAAGGAAGAAACCGATTATATATTGGAACTCGAGCAAAGTCGTGAAATTACTTCCGAATGTGCCGTGATCCCGAATATGCAGTTTCCAAAGTACTACCGAAATCTTTCCAGTGAACGTATCTTGACCATGGATTGGATGGAGGGCGTGCATTTGGGAGAGTTTACCCAAAAGGATTTCAATGCCGAACTGGGCAATACTTTGGGTCAGGCACTATGGGATTTTTATATGTTCCAGATTCACAAATTAAAGCGGGTACACGCTGACCCCCATCCGGGAAATTTTTTGGTGAGTGATGAAGGTAAATTGATCGCAATCGACTTTGGTTGCATTAAACAAATCCCGGATGAATTTTATGTGCCTTATTTCGAATTGGCCAAACCCGAAAATATAAATAACGATGAGGTTTTTATGGAGAAACTCTATGAGCTCGAAATCCTGACGCCTACTGATTCGGAAGAGGAGCTTCGGTTTTTTACGGCCTTGTTCAAAGAAATGTTGACGATTTTTACATCACCTTTCCATAAGGAAACCTTTGATTTTGGTGATGAAGATTTCTGGACCAAAATTGCAAATTTGAGCGAACGTTATTCCAAAGACGAACAGATTCGCAAAATGAACGGAAACAGAGGTTCCAAACACTTTTTGTACATCAACCGTACATTTTTTGGCCTTTATAACCTCTTGCACGACCTAAAAGCCAAGGTTGAGGTAAATGCTTACAGACAGTTCTTGGGTTGA
- a CDS encoding TetR family transcriptional regulator C-terminal domain-containing protein: MANTSKSKITEDKIIGLFMESVLEQEKIPGSVYKFCKENKIKEDEFYGFFGSLDTLQKTIWNKFFDNSFELIQKNKEYPGMTNEEKMLTFFYTFFENLTLNRSYVLFMIKEHKHSMEGLSQLKGLRKRFKDFASTLIEERNEEKNLKILKFNAPLFSEGAWLQFLFILKFWAEDGSPGLEKTDIAIEKSVTTIFQIFENTSLEKIVDLGKFLYKEKFV, from the coding sequence ATGGCAAATACATCAAAATCCAAAATAACCGAGGATAAGATAATCGGCTTGTTCATGGAGTCCGTATTGGAGCAGGAAAAAATACCTGGCTCGGTTTATAAATTCTGTAAGGAGAACAAAATTAAGGAGGATGAGTTCTATGGCTTTTTTGGTTCTTTGGATACCCTGCAAAAAACCATATGGAACAAGTTTTTCGACAATAGTTTTGAATTGATCCAAAAAAATAAGGAATATCCGGGAATGACGAACGAGGAAAAGATGCTTACTTTCTTCTACACCTTTTTCGAGAATTTGACACTTAATAGAAGTTATGTTCTCTTTATGATTAAGGAGCACAAGCATTCCATGGAGGGATTAAGTCAGTTAAAGGGGCTTCGTAAACGTTTTAAGGATTTTGCATCTACTTTGATCGAAGAAAGAAATGAGGAGAAAAATCTAAAAATCTTAAAATTTAATGCGCCATTGTTTTCGGAGGGTGCTTGGCTGCAATTTTTGTTCATTTTAAAATTTTGGGCGGAAGATGGTTCTCCCGGACTGGAGAAAACAGATATTGCCATTGAAAAGTCGGTGACCACTATTTTTCAGATTTTCGAGAACACATCACTGGAAAAAATCGTAGATCTAGGAAAATTTCTTTATAAAGAAAAATTCGTGTAA
- the htpG gene encoding molecular chaperone HtpG, translated as MATGKINVSVENIFPLIKKFLYSDHEIFLRELISNATDATLKLKHLTSIGEAKVEYGNPMIEVKVDKDNKRIHIIDQGIGMTEDEVKKYINEVAFSGAEEFLDKYKDASKDAGIIGHFGLGFYSAFMVAEKVEILTKSHKDEPAVHWSCDGSPEFSLEPSDKTERGTEIILHIAEDSTEFLEDARIRELLVKYNKFMPIPIKFGTKTETLPKPEDAKEEDPAPTQEVDNIINNPNPAWTKQPSDLKDEDYKNFYRELYPMQFEEPLFHIHLNVDYPFNLTGILYFPKLTNDLSIQKDKIQLYQNQVFVTDNVEGIVPEFLTMLKGVIDSPDIPLNVSRSYLQADGAVKKISSYITRKVADKLSSLFKNNREDFEQKWNDIKVVIEYGMLSEDKFFEKADKFALYPTIDGDYHTFEELEAKIKDNQTDKDDKLVVLYTSDKEAQHSYIEAAKAKGYEVLLLDSPIVPHLMQKLETSKENLSFVRVDSDHIDNLIKKEDTTISKLSDEEKDSLKADLEKVISDKGYTIQLEAMESSASPFIITEPEFMRRMKEMQQTGGGGMFGMGNMPDMYNLIVNTNHELVGEILNTKTAKKRERLINQSLDLAKLSKGLLKGEELTKFISRSYDMIK; from the coding sequence ATGGCAACAGGTAAAATCAATGTTTCAGTAGAGAACATTTTTCCCTTGATCAAAAAATTCCTATACAGTGATCACGAGATTTTCTTAAGGGAACTTATTTCCAACGCTACGGATGCGACCTTAAAACTAAAGCACCTCACATCCATTGGAGAGGCCAAGGTGGAATACGGCAACCCTATGATCGAGGTAAAAGTCGACAAGGACAATAAACGAATCCATATTATAGACCAAGGTATCGGGATGACGGAGGATGAAGTGAAAAAGTACATTAACGAAGTAGCTTTTTCCGGTGCAGAAGAGTTTTTGGACAAGTATAAAGATGCGAGCAAGGATGCCGGGATCATTGGGCACTTTGGCCTTGGATTTTACTCGGCTTTTATGGTTGCGGAAAAAGTGGAAATCCTTACCAAGAGCCATAAGGATGAGCCAGCGGTGCATTGGAGCTGCGACGGCTCTCCCGAATTCTCCCTTGAACCTAGCGACAAAACAGAGCGAGGAACAGAGATCATACTGCATATCGCCGAAGATTCCACCGAATTTTTGGAGGATGCCAGAATAAGGGAGCTTTTGGTAAAGTATAATAAGTTTATGCCCATTCCGATCAAATTCGGAACAAAAACCGAGACGCTTCCCAAACCTGAAGATGCAAAAGAAGAAGATCCAGCTCCAACCCAAGAGGTGGACAACATCATCAACAACCCAAATCCGGCCTGGACCAAGCAACCTTCGGATTTAAAGGACGAGGATTACAAAAACTTTTACAGGGAGCTATACCCGATGCAGTTCGAGGAACCTTTGTTCCACATCCACCTCAACGTGGATTATCCGTTTAACTTAACAGGTATTTTATATTTCCCAAAGTTGACCAACGACCTCAGTATCCAAAAGGATAAAATCCAACTGTACCAGAACCAAGTGTTCGTAACGGATAACGTAGAAGGTATTGTTCCTGAGTTTCTGACCATGTTGAAAGGTGTCATCGACTCCCCGGATATTCCATTGAACGTGTCTAGGTCCTACTTACAGGCGGATGGTGCGGTTAAAAAGATATCCTCTTACATCACCAGAAAAGTTGCGGATAAATTAAGCTCGCTCTTTAAGAATAATCGAGAGGACTTCGAGCAAAAATGGAACGACATTAAAGTAGTGATAGAATACGGTATGCTTTCGGAAGACAAGTTTTTTGAGAAAGCGGACAAATTTGCGCTCTATCCAACCATTGATGGGGATTACCATACTTTTGAAGAGCTGGAAGCCAAAATCAAGGACAACCAGACCGACAAGGACGATAAATTGGTGGTACTCTACACTTCCGATAAAGAAGCGCAGCACAGTTATATAGAAGCCGCCAAGGCAAAAGGTTACGAAGTGCTCCTACTGGATTCGCCCATTGTCCCCCATTTGATGCAGAAATTGGAGACCTCCAAAGAGAATCTATCCTTTGTGCGAGTGGATTCGGATCATATAGACAACCTCATCAAAAAAGAAGATACGACCATATCCAAATTGTCCGATGAGGAAAAAGACAGCCTAAAGGCTGATTTGGAAAAAGTAATTTCAGATAAGGGCTATACAATTCAATTGGAGGCCATGGAAAGCAGTGCTTCACCTTTTATTATTACCGAGCCAGAATTTATGCGCCGAATGAAGGAGATGCAGCAAACCGGGGGCGGAGGAATGTTCGGTATGGGCAACATGCCGGATATGTACAACCTGATCGTAAACACCAACCACGAATTGGTGGGCGAAATACTGAATACCAAAACAGCAAAAAAGCGGGAAAGATTGATCAATCAGTCCCTGGACTTGGCAAAATTGTCCAAAGGACTCTTAAAGGGAGAGGAACTTACCAAGTTTATTTCCCGTAGCTACGATATGATCAAGTAG
- a CDS encoding MOSC domain-containing protein, with protein sequence MKIISTNLGNPTKIVWNGKETTTGIYKFPVDQPILLESTDVKGDSVIDRKHHGGIYKAAYLFSADRYAYWKEKYPDLEWNWGMFGENLTIQGLDESQIRIGSIYRLGTALVQITQPREPCYKLGIRFKDQNMIKQFIDQGFPGTYVRVLESGTVKTGDSIELSKASETPLTVQEFYKLLYAKTKDSHVLRLALQNEAIPKSKREKLKKWA encoded by the coding sequence ATGAAAATAATATCCACCAATCTCGGAAACCCTACCAAAATAGTTTGGAACGGCAAAGAAACCACCACTGGCATTTACAAATTTCCCGTGGACCAACCCATTTTATTGGAGAGCACAGATGTAAAGGGCGATTCGGTGATAGACCGAAAGCACCATGGCGGCATCTACAAGGCTGCCTACCTTTTTTCTGCTGACCGTTACGCATACTGGAAGGAGAAATATCCCGATTTAGAATGGAATTGGGGTATGTTCGGTGAAAATTTGACCATTCAAGGTTTGGATGAATCCCAAATTAGAATCGGAAGCATATACCGGCTCGGCACTGCATTGGTTCAAATTACACAACCTAGGGAGCCCTGTTATAAACTAGGCATACGTTTTAAGGACCAGAACATGATCAAACAATTTATAGATCAAGGATTTCCTGGGACCTATGTGCGGGTTCTGGAGAGTGGAACTGTAAAAACAGGTGATTCCATAGAGTTGTCAAAGGCATCCGAAACTCCATTGACCGTGCAGGAATTTTATAAACTTCTATATGCCAAAACCAAGGATAGCCATGTATTGCGATTAGCCTTACAGAATGAAGCTATCCCAAAGAGCAAGAGGGAAAAACTAAAAAAGTGGGCATAA
- a CDS encoding RNA polymerase sigma factor, producing the protein MLTNKEKELISKICMGNSRAFSDFVDSYKDLVFTLCIRMLANREEAEEVSQDVFIKVYRSLSNFKGGSKLSTWVYRIAYNSCLDKMKQNKKARLHDDLEQLDQIAYAEIDTALDSMIREEKNRFIDQCLLQLSSEDAGVLTLFYLEEKNLQEMEKTTNLPANTLKVRLFRARKRLAAIMEKSMNKEILQSNG; encoded by the coding sequence ATGCTGACCAACAAGGAAAAAGAACTGATCTCGAAAATTTGCATGGGAAATTCCCGTGCATTCTCGGATTTTGTGGATAGTTATAAGGATTTGGTGTTTACATTGTGCATAAGAATGTTGGCCAATAGGGAGGAGGCCGAAGAGGTTTCGCAAGACGTATTTATCAAGGTGTACCGATCTTTGTCCAATTTTAAAGGGGGGTCTAAACTTTCCACATGGGTGTATAGGATTGCATATAACTCATGCCTGGATAAGATGAAACAAAATAAAAAGGCAAGACTGCACGACGATTTAGAACAATTGGATCAAATTGCCTATGCAGAAATCGATACGGCCCTAGATAGTATGATAAGGGAGGAAAAAAACAGATTTATAGATCAATGCCTGTTACAGCTATCCTCGGAAGATGCTGGAGTCCTTACTTTGTTCTATCTTGAGGAGAAGAATCTACAAGAAATGGAAAAAACTACAAATCTTCCCGCAAATACACTAAAAGTAAGGTTGTTCAGGGCCCGGAAAAGACTGGCTGCGATCATGGAAAAAAGTATGAACAAAGAAATTTTGCAGAGCAATGGATAA
- a CDS encoding AraC family transcriptional regulator produces the protein MIQKPAFEAIAPSFGHSFTFQKFNENHENKNLGWHYHPELELVYVNGGSGKRQIGSHVSYYRNGDLILIGSNLPHCGFTDRLTGNKSETLVQMKADFLGSDFFNIPEMKNIQKLFEVAKGGIAFSGKTKMKVGEKMEILEYQTDFQRLLSILNILNILATSSEMNVLNAEGFSLETEVKDNDRINVVFNYVKTNFKEDVKLEQIADMVSMTVPSFCRYFKKITNKTFTQFVNEYRLVHASKLLAEQPMSITQVCYESGFNNFSHFNKSFKAFTGQNPSEYRNQLKTVLH, from the coding sequence ATGATTCAGAAACCGGCATTTGAAGCTATAGCACCAAGTTTTGGCCATTCGTTTACCTTTCAAAAGTTTAACGAAAACCACGAGAACAAGAACTTAGGTTGGCACTACCATCCAGAATTGGAGTTGGTATATGTAAACGGAGGCTCGGGCAAAAGACAAATTGGAAGCCATGTATCCTATTATAGGAACGGGGACCTCATCTTAATAGGGTCCAATTTACCACATTGTGGCTTTACGGACAGACTTACGGGCAATAAAAGTGAGACTTTGGTCCAAATGAAAGCCGACTTTTTGGGAAGTGATTTCTTTAATATTCCCGAGATGAAGAATATCCAAAAGTTGTTCGAAGTTGCCAAAGGCGGAATTGCCTTTTCCGGTAAAACCAAAATGAAGGTTGGCGAAAAAATGGAAATCTTGGAGTATCAGACAGATTTTCAGCGATTATTGTCCATCCTTAATATATTGAACATCTTGGCCACGTCCAGCGAAATGAACGTGCTGAACGCAGAAGGTTTCTCACTGGAAACCGAAGTAAAGGACAACGATCGTATCAATGTTGTTTTTAATTATGTGAAGACCAATTTCAAAGAGGACGTAAAACTTGAGCAAATTGCAGATATGGTAAGCATGACGGTCCCTTCTTTTTGCAGGTACTTTAAAAAAATAACCAATAAAACATTTACTCAGTTCGTGAACGAATATAGATTGGTACATGCATCCAAGCTATTGGCAGAACAGCCCATGAGCATAACCCAAGTTTGTTACGAAAGTGGTTTCAACAACTTTTCACATTTCAATAAATCGTTCAAAGCATTTACCGGACAGAATCCTTCGGAATACCGAAACCAGTTAAAAACGGTCCTGCACTAG